The proteins below come from a single Drosophila miranda strain MSH22 chromosome Y unlocalized genomic scaffold, D.miranda_PacBio2.1 Contig_Y1_pilon, whole genome shotgun sequence genomic window:
- the LOC117190755 gene encoding uncharacterized protein LOC117190755 produces MPNSQVHREKRPSGEGVQRQRHQLRGREQGAERAASSVPEGPGPAQGVRSAPRRRVVFHTTESTTLRRIVGGSRQISQAEVGTRSGQRQAHRGRAVLYLLEVEALLNSRPIASPGNDPSDVEALTPGHLLIGHPLL; encoded by the exons ATGCCGAATTCTCAG GTTCATCGGGAGAAGAGGCCTTCCGGAGAAGGTGTACAGCGACAACGCCACCAACTTCGTGGGCGCGAACAAGGTGCTGAACGAGCTGCATCAAGCGTACCAGAGGGACCAGGACCGGCTCAAGGCGTACGCAGCGCGCCAAGGCGTCGAGTGGTGTTTCATACCACCGAGAGCACCACACTTCGGCGGATTGTGGGAGGCAGCCGTCAAATCAGCCAAGCAGAGGTTGGTACGCGGAGTGGGCAACGCCAAGCTCACCGCGGACGAGCTGTGCTCTACCTGTTAGAGGTAGAGGCTCTTCTCAACTCCCGGCCAATCGCGTCCCCAGGCAACGATCCCAGCGATGTAGAAGCGCTAACGCCAGGGCACCTGCTGATCGGGCATCCGCTTCTTTAG